A section of the Gloeobacter violaceus PCC 7421 genome encodes:
- a CDS encoding UDP-glucuronic acid decarboxylase family protein produces MRVLITGGAGFIGSHLCDRLVKAGDEVICLDNYFTGARTNIAHLRDCANFEFIRHDVTEPIRLEVDRVYHLACPASPIHYQYNPVKTVKTSVLGTLNMLGLAKRVKARILLASTSEVYGDPLVHPQNEDYWGNVNPVGIRSCYDESKRLAETLMMDYHRQNHVDIRIIRIFNTYGPRMNEGDGRVVSNFLFQALRGEALTIYGEGKQTRSFCYIDDLVEGMIRLMDSNYIGPMNVGNPDEFTILELANQVRSLVDPQLPVLFNPLPSDDPRQRCPDIGRARRILGWQPTVALGEGLARTAADFRARLMQHA; encoded by the coding sequence ATGCGTGTTCTGATTACAGGGGGGGCAGGGTTTATCGGATCGCACCTGTGCGATCGGTTGGTCAAAGCCGGAGACGAAGTAATTTGTCTGGACAATTATTTTACCGGGGCGCGCACCAACATCGCCCACCTGCGCGATTGCGCCAATTTCGAATTTATCCGCCACGACGTTACCGAACCGATTCGCCTGGAGGTGGACCGGGTGTACCATCTGGCCTGTCCGGCTTCTCCGATCCACTACCAGTACAACCCGGTCAAGACGGTCAAGACCAGCGTGCTGGGAACCCTTAACATGCTGGGCCTCGCCAAGCGGGTCAAGGCGCGCATTTTGCTCGCTTCGACCTCCGAAGTTTACGGCGACCCGCTGGTGCACCCGCAGAACGAAGATTATTGGGGAAATGTCAACCCCGTGGGCATCCGCAGCTGCTACGACGAGTCGAAGCGCCTCGCGGAGACCCTGATGATGGATTATCACCGCCAGAACCACGTCGACATCCGGATTATCCGCATCTTCAACACCTACGGCCCCCGCATGAACGAGGGGGACGGGCGGGTGGTCAGCAACTTTTTGTTCCAGGCGCTGCGCGGCGAGGCGCTTACTATCTATGGCGAAGGCAAACAGACCCGCAGCTTTTGCTACATCGACGATCTGGTGGAGGGGATGATCCGCCTGATGGACAGCAACTATATCGGCCCGATGAACGTCGGCAATCCGGACGAATTTACGATTCTGGAACTGGCCAATCAGGTGCGCTCCCTGGTCGACCCGCAACTGCCGGTGCTCTTCAACCCGCTACCGTCGGACGACCCGCGCCAGCGCTGCCCCGACATCGGCCGGGCGCGGCGGATTTTGGGCTGGCAGCCGACGGTGGCCCTGGGCGAGGGGCTCGCGCGCACAGCGGCGGATTTTCGCGCCCGGCTGATGCAGCATGCGTGA